The genome window GCACCGAGTGCTTTTCCGCAGGCACTTCCGGCTCCATGTCCCGGCCAGACCTGCATGTATTCGGGCATCGACTTGAACTTCTCAAGTGACTTGTAAAGGGTCTGGGCTGAAGGCTTCATGACATCTTTCATGCCGGCGGCAGATTCAAGCAGATCCGGTCTGCCCACATCACCGACAAAGACAAAGTCACCGGTTGCAATGCCCATCGGCTGATCAGCACCGCCACCCTTGTCCGTTACGGCAAAAATGAGATGTTCCGGCGTGTGACCCGGAGTGTGAATGGCTTTGATCTCGATATTTCCGACCATGAAAGTAAAGCCGTCTTTCATCAGCTCATAGTTGTAATTGCTGCCGATCAGCCATTCGTACTTCCAGTCTGAATCGCCTTCATCGGAAGCATAAACCTTGACACCACGCTCAGCAAATTCACGAAGTCCGGATATATAGTCGGCATGAATGTGCGTATCGGCAGCAGCCGTGATTTCAAGCTTCTCCTGCTCTGCGATGTCGTAGTACTGCTGAACATCACGCATAGGGTCAATCACAACAGCTTCGCCTGTTTTCTGGCAGCCGATCATGTAAGCATACTGTGCAAGTTTGGGTTCAAAGATTTGACGGAAAAACATAGTGATTCTCCTTTTTTGTGGTTGTTGTTTTAAAAAACTCTGTAATCTTTTTGTCACGATTGTGTGCTGCTTTTCCGGAGCAGCGCTGCGGGACGTGAGAACCGTCAGTGCGGGAGACTTTCACGGAATACGCCGTATGCATAGGTTCCGGCAAGTGCCGCAAGTATCGGTATGATGAAGATGGTTATCCCGCTCCCAAGCAGGGCAAACAGCGGGCCGGGGCATGCTCCGGTCAGTGCCCAGCCGAATCCGAACAGTGTTCCGCCTATGATATACCTCTTCTTCTGTGAAGCATCCTTGGGTGGAATGGATATGGGATTGCCCTCGGTATCCTTCAAGTTAAACCGCTTGATTATCTGGATGGAAATCATTCCCACAATGATGGCGGTGCCGATCACACCGTACATGTGGAAATCCTGAAAACGAAACATCTCCTGGATCCGAAACCAGGAAATCACCTCGGCTTTTGTCAGGACAAAGCCAAAGAGTGTGCCAATGAGAAGATATTTGATGTAATTCATGATGAGTCTTGTTTTTGGATTAAGTTCGAATTTCCCGGTTAACTGATCAGAAAATCAGCGGATAAATGACATGCGTTACGACAAGGCCGCCGACAAAGAATCCAATGACAGCTATTAACGAAGCCAGCTGCAGATTGGAAATTCCGCTGATAGCATGACCTGAAGTGCACCCGCCGGCATACCGGGCACCAAATCCGACCAAAAAGCCGCCTATGACCAGCACTATTACTCCCTGCAATGTTCCAAGATTACTCCAGGAAAAGAGCTCAGAAGGCACAAAACCGGAAAAATCAGTAAGGCCAAACGCCTGAAGATCCGCGATTGTGGCGGCTGACAAGGCTATCGGCTCGGGATTCTGGAAAACGTATCCGCCAAGGAAACCGCCGATAAATACACCCAGTACAAACACCAGGTTCCACATGCCCTGGGATTTCCAGTCATAATTGAAAAAGGAAACATTACCCGGTGCGCATGCAGCGCAGGCATGTCGAAGGCTGGATGAAATTCCGAATTGTTTGTTTCCGAAAAACAGAAGAAGCGGTATGATCAGACCGATAATGGGTCCGGCCACATACCAGGGCCACGGTTGTGTTAACAACTCAAGCATAACAGGATCGATTTTGATTGATAATTGACATGTTTAATTGACTGGTCTTCATTCGATAGATAATATACATATATAAATAACTATATGTCAAGTAAAAAAGTTCCTTTTTTTTCAGCTATGAAACTGAAGTAAAATCATCAGTATGATGTCGTCTGAAAATGCGCCCTGCCGGGCGCACCAAACAAAAAAGGCGCAACACTTCAGAACGAAATGTCACGCCTTTTCTAAATTACCTGTCCGACATTTCGCCGGAACGTATGCTTGTAAGTGTATTACTGAGACAGGCGGAATGTAATTGGCAGCGAGTAGCGGACACGAACCGGACGGCCTCTCTGGCGTCCCGGTGTAAACTCAACCTGCTTGACCGCTTCAACAGCTGCCTCATCACAACCACCACCAATACCGCGTACTACCTGCGGATCCACAACCTGTCCTTCTTCATCAATGATAAACTGAACAACGACACGTCCTTCAATACCGGCCTGCCGGGCAATCTCGGGATATTCAAGATTGTCATAAATTGCCTGCATTCCTCCTTTCAGTTCCGGCATGTCCTCAACAATCGTGAACACTTCCGGCTCTTCTTCTTCCTCATCATCCTCCGGCGGAGGCGGTGGAGGCATATCCATTGGTGCATCAAGATCTACTTCGGTATCAAGATCATAAAACTGGTCTTCAACGATCTCGTCATCAGGTACGGGTTCCGGTGACGGCGGCCGGGGCGGAGGCGGAGGGGTTGTCTCTTGCTCAGTCTGGATAATCTCCTCCATTTCAATGATCTCCTGCTCTTCTTCCTGAATCTCAAACTCACTTCCCGGCTGGAGATCTATTCGGAATAAGGCGATCAGTATGATCAGCGTCACAATAAATCCAATCTGCAGGTTGATCATGTAATACTTGTGCAGATTTACATTTGGTTTCTTGTTCTCTAAAATACTCATGATTTAAACTCCCAGTCTCTAAACCAAAAAAGACCTTTAATTTTCTGTTCAGATACAATCCTTGTAATGCCGGACATTATAAGGCTCAAAATACAAAATTTGAAAAGAAGGTACCGATTTTTTTTGGTAACGCTTCCCTGAAACTGAAAAGCGGTTCCAATTTGGTTATCAAGGGCAATATTCAATGTTTAAGATTCCGGTTCGGTTTACATGTAATGAACGATACTCCGGCAAATTTCGTCTGCCTATATAAAGTAATGATGAATAAAATTACTTGTATTTTCAAACGTTAGCTTCATTTCCGGACAGATAACCTGTGTATTACACCCCCCCCGGGATACCCTGCACAAAATTTCAGTTTTATTTCTTTACCATGCACAATACCACATATCTGGTCGACAAATACAGCAGGCAGGCACCGCGCTATACCTCTTATCCATCGGCTCTGCATTTCAGGGAAATGGAGGATGTTTCGGATGCAACTGCTTTGATAAAAGAGCGTAACCTTCGGCCCGGTCCGGTCTCCATCTATATACATATTCCATTTTGTGCTTCATTATGCTGGTATTGCGGCTGCACGAGGGTGATTACACGTCAGGAAGGTGACAGCAGCGTTTACCTGGATCACCTTTTTTCGGAAATACGCTCACTTTCGCAACAACTCCACCCTGAAAACAAGGTAGTTCAGCTTCATTTCGGGGGCGGTACACCAACATTTCTTAGTCCGGATGAGCTGCGTACGGTGGGAAAACAGCTTCGTGAACATTTTCATTTCAGCAATGACATGGAGCTTGCCGTTGAAATCGATCCCAGGCGACTCACCGAAGATCATGCTCAGGCTCTGGCCGAAATTGGCTGCAACCGGGCCTCGATCGGCATCCAGGACGTCCGGCACGAGGTGCAGAAAGCGATTAACCGCATACAGCCCATGGAGATAAATGAACGGGTTACCCGCTGGCTGCGTCAAGCCGGAATCCACAACATCAATGTGGATCTGATTTACGGGCTGCCGCTTCAAAACAAAAAAAGCTTTGAAGAAACGCTTGAAGCTGTTAAAACTCTGGATCCCGACCGTTTTGCCATCTTCCACTATGCCCACGTCCCCTGGATGATGCCGGCCCAGAAATTGCTCGACAAGTACCCGATGCCGGATTCCTACGAGAAGTTTTCCATGCTGGAAATGACAATCGCCAATTTAACCCGCTCCGGATATGAGTACATCGGCATGGACCATTTCGCAAAAAACGACGACGAATTGTCGGTGGCACGACATAACGGTACTCTGCAGCGAAATTTCCAGGGATACAGTACCCGTCCGGACACGGACATCTATGGTTTCGGGATGTCATCCATATCACAAATCGGTGACGGTTACCTGCAGTCCGTAAAGGAGCTCGATACCTATTACGAGCGGATTTCCGGCAGCCGGATGCCCTACTTCAAAGAGTACTACCTGACAGAAGACGACCGTATTCGCCGGAAAACCATCATGAAGCTCATGTGCAATCTGGAGCTCGATTTTTCGGAGATAAGCACTGAATGGGATATTGACGCGAAATCCCGTTTTTCTGATAATTTCGACAGGTTGCAGGAAATGGCAGATGACGGACTGGTTATTCTGCATGAGGACGGGCTGAAGGTCACAGATACCGGGCGGATGTTCCTCAGAAACATAGCCACTGCATTTGATGCCTATTATGCATCATCCGAAAAAAAGGGCAGATACTCAAAAACAGTGTAAATACCGACAGATGTGACTGGACTTCTGTCAATTTCTCTGTTATTTTCGTCGGACATTAACTTATTCACATCAATCTTGCCGACATGGAAAATCCACGCATCCTTGTTCCGACCGACCTTTCCGATTTAAGTCTTGTCGCTTTTGAATCAGCCAATTATCTCGCTGACATACTGGACGGCATGGTACTTCCACTGTATGTGTATCCGCCGGAAAAAGATGGTGCAAGCTTTCCTGTACCGCCTACGCCTCCCAAAAAGATTGAAGAACTTGAAGCCGAGCTGGAGAAAAAAGTCTCAGCTTATGTCGATGAAGACAACCTGGAACCGGTTGTCGTCCGTAAAGGAAAACCGTGGGAAATCATCATGGAGGAATCGGAGGATGCTGACCTGATCGTCATGACATCGCACGGCAAATCCGGCTTTTCCCGGCTCTTTCTCGGTTCTGTGACTGAACGTGTGGTAAGATTCAGCAAAGCCCCGGTCCTGCTGGTTGAGAAAGACTCCAAAATCAAACCGCTCAGCGATATTCTGCTGACCACGGACTTTTCTGATCACTCGCTTCTCGCATTTGATTACACCCGGGATTTGGTCGCCGCCACCCATGCCAAAGTTCACCTGGTGCATCTTGTAAACCTGTCCCAGTTCAGTAAAGTCAGTACGTTTGACGATCAGATAGAAAGCCTTCAGCAAAAACTGAATGAGTGGGTGGATGAACATTTGAAAGAAATCCGCAAAAATGTAACCGCGGAAGTGCTGCCTGTGAAATCCTCCATTCACGAAGCAATAGTCCATCTGACGAACCAGAAAAAATACAGCATGGTGGTAATGTCCACTCTGGGTCATACCGGGCTCAAATATCTGCGGCTTGGCAGTACAGCAGCAAATGTTCTGAGGCTGGTAAAAACGGCTGTATTCAGTATAAATCCGCGAATGGACAAGCCCATTGGCAAAGAACATGTCGAGCGGTAATCACACGTTCCCCAATTATCGGTTAATCCGATACCCACGACTCCTGTAACCGGCTCACGACCATGGAACATCCATCCTCCGCCCGGCATCCTGAAAAGCTGCGTGCTTTTACAAAATACCTGATCCGGGACACAAAAGCGCTGGAACAGATGCTTGCCGACGATATGTTCGAACGCGACACCAAACGAATCGGTGCCGAGCAGGAACTTTTCATCATTGACCGGGCCAGCCGCCCCTATTCTCTGAACACCAAACTTATTGAGGAGCTGGATGATCCGCATTTTGCATATGAACTTGCCCGGTTCAATCTTGAGTTCAACCTCGATCCTCTGTCCTTTGGCGGCAAATGCCTCCGGAATCTCGAACAGGAGCTGAACAAACTGATCGGCAAAGCCCGGCAGGTAGCTGAAAAGCATGAAGGGGATATCATTTTGATGGGCTCTCTTTCGACAATCCGCAAGTCGGATCTCGGAATGGAAAACATCACCCCGAAGGAGCGATACTACATGCTTAATGATGCGCTTACAAGGGTGCGGGGCGAGGAGCATGAGCTGAAAATAAAAGGTGCCGATGAACTTCATGTAAAGCACGATTCGGTGATGATGGAATCCTGCAACACCAGTTTTCAGATTCACTTTCAGGTGTCCCAGGAGGATTTTGCCCGTCTGTACAACATTGCCCAGCTGGTGGCTGCCCCTGTACTTGGTGCCGCCGCCAACTCACCGTTTCTGTTCGGGAAACAGCTTCTTCATGAAACACGCATCGCCGTTTTCCAGCAGTCGATTGACAACCGGAAAGCCCAGGACTTTGTAAATGAAAGAAAGCCCCGGGTTCAGTTTGGTTCGCGCTGGATCGAAGAGTCCGTCATGGAGATATTTCAGGAAGACATCGCGCGTTTTCGGGTCCTGTTTGCAATCGATGATATCGAAGATCCTTTTGAAGCGCTTGACAGCGGACGCATTCCCAAACTTGAGGCGCTCCAGCTCTTCAACGGCACGATTTACCGCTGGAACCGGCCCTGTTACGGCATCACCGACGGCAAACCTCACCTCAGAATCGAAAACCGGGTGCTGCCATCGGGGCCCTCTGTTGTTGACGAAGTGGCCAATGCGGCGTTCTGGCTCGGACTTATGGCAGGCGTATCGTCACAATATGACGACATCACAAAACTGATACCATTCAAGGAAGTGGAATCCAACTTCCTGAGCACTGCCCGTCGCGGCCTGCTGTCACAGATTAAATGGCTTGATGGCAACAGCTATCCTACCCAGGATCTTATCATGAACGAGCTTATCCCCCTGGCAAGGGAAGGGCTTAGACTTCACGATATTGACAGCGAGGATACTGAGCACTATCTGGGGGTTATACAGGAACGAACCCGCAAAGGTCAGAATGGTGCAATCTGGCAGCTTGATTCCTTCCATAACCTTGATGACATCTGGAGTCCGTACGAAAAGCTGACCGCCATTGCCGATTCCACTTTGAAAAATCAAAAATCCGGCAAACCGGTCCATCAATGGCCCAAGGCTAAAGTTCACCGGAAAAACCGCTGGGAAAAGGCGTTTGCCAAAGTAGGGCAGTTCATGACCACGGACATTTACACCCTGCAGGAAGACGACATCATCGATCTGGCGGCCAATGTGATGGAATGGCAGCGAATCAAACATATTCCGGTTGAGAATGATCAGCATTTTCTCGTCGGAATGGTTACCTACCGTTCCATGATCAGCACACTCAACAATATTATCGCCAAGCAGCTGGATCACACCAATGTCTCCGTTAGTGATATCATGGACCGCGAGATTGTGACGGTGTCACCGGACACCCCTTCTGTGGAAGCCATTGAACTGATGCAGAACAATGATATATCCAGTCTGCCGGTTGTTGAAGGCGGCAAGCTCGTGGGCATCGTCACCGAATTTGATTTTGCCCGCATTGCTGCAGAACTGCTCAAGGACAGGTTGAAAAAGCGGTAAAAGGTTTTTCATTGAAATTTTATTGCTGATTTGCGTTTCCGTATCTTTTGTGCTGAATCAAATCAAACTGATATGGAGATATATAAAGAATTTCAATTTGAGGCCGCGCATTATCTGCCCAACCTGCCTGAAGACCATAAATGCCGGCGCATGCACGGCCATTCATACCGAATCAAACTGTATATCGGTGGACCGATAGATCCGGCAATCGGCTGGATCAAAGACTTTGCCGATATCAAAAAATCATTTACGCCGGTATACAAACAGCTTGATCATTATGTATTGAATGATATTGAGGGACTGGAAAATCCGACCAGCGAAAATCTTGCCCGGTGGATCTGGAACAAGACGAAACCACTGCTGCCGGAACTGACCCGCGTGGAAGTGATGGAAACATGCACTACCGGCTGTATTTACGAAGGCGATGACAGCTGACACATTGTCTGTGAGGCCGGAATGATGCGTCTCAGAGCAAATAACTTCGCACATTTTCAGAAGCTGGGATAAAGACAGTGCAGGCGTGCAATTGTGATACGCAATAGTGATGTATCGCTACGGAGCCAGACGTGACCGGACCCATTCTGATTCATCCGATGAGCCGGACCGGTCCCGCGTATAGCACAACCGGTCATGCAAACGGTTAACCCTGCCCTGCCAGAATTCGATGCGATGGGGACTGACCTTGTACCCGCCCCAGTTAGCCGGTCTTGGTATTTTGTCAACAGCAGGATATTTCTCTTCCAGTTCTTTTACTTTTCTCTCCAGGTCCCCCCGTGATTCGATCACATCGCTTTGCGGTGACGCTGCGGCACTGAGGCGGCTTCCCGCAGGACGGGAATTGAAATAGGCATCCGACTGGCTGTCAGGCACTTTACCGGCCACACCCTCAATGCACACCTGCCGCATCAGATCCGGCCAGTAAAATATCAGGGATACGTACTGATTGGCAGCAATATGCCTGCCTTTCCTGCTGTCATAATTTGTATAGAACACGAACCCGGTTTCATCAAAGTCCTTCAGCAGTACCGTCCGCGATGACGGACGGTTGTCCTGATCAACGGTTGACAGTATCATGGCATTGGGATCGTCCTTAATTACGTTTGTTGCTTCCCTGAACCATGTTTCAAACTGCTTGATCGGATTTGTGTCCGCATGCTTTTCCAGTAGCGGCCGGCCCTGATATTCCCGCCGGAGCAATGCAAGGGACTGTCGGGTCAGTCTGGCCGGATCCGAAAGCTCTTCCCTGCCCGGAAGCCGCTGCCGAATATAGCGGAAAACAGATCGAATCATGCTGACAAGAGGGGTTTTGTATTAAAAAAATGGTTTATGATAACCCGGAAGCCCAAAAAAACTGCATGAAGAAAGTATCATCAAACCATGTCATATACAAATTATGAGATTAAAAAAAATGCCGCCCTGAGTTATTCAGAGCGGCATAATGACTACATATTTACACAATGACCTGACAAATGGTATCCGTCAGGGAACGATGCAGATCAAAGATTCCACTGCATATGGCGCTTGTACTCATGCAGGAATTCCTCGATAATTTGTTCTTTTGTGTAGTTGGTCACATCGTGGTAAAGCGGTCCGTCTTTCAGGAAGACTTCGGCGCGGTACTGATCGCCTTTTTCATCTTTCAGCGGCAACACCGGGAAAGAGAACTCTTTCTGACGGTACGGCCGTGACCTGATGGAAAAATAGAACTCTTCCGATCCTTCATGGAATACGCGGATAGTGGCAGACATTGCTTCTGTCTCCACATCAATATCACGATCATATTCCTGGAGTTCATTGGCTATTTCCTCAAAAGCAGGCTCTACCACATCGGCAATAAATTTTTTGACACGAATTTTGCCTTTCGATTCTGCTTCTCTTCTTTTCTTCTTCAGTACATCCTCATCAAAAATCTCTTTCAGAGTTTTTTTCCAATTACTCATTGAAACTCCCGTTTAAATTGCGATTGGATACTACGCTTACTGAGATCCACTGTCGATATCCCCGGAATCCTGCGGCTTTTTCGACTTGGCTTTGAATGTTTTGCGCCGTACAAGCCGTTCCGTTCCTTCTGTGCTAAGGCCCTTGTAAAGACTGTAACACATCAACAAAAGAATAATGGTAAACGGAAGTCCGGTGGTAATAGCTGCTGTCTGCAATCCGCCAAGTCCGCCGGCAAGCAACAGTACAGCTGCTACTGCACCCTCGGAAAGTGCCCAGAACACTCGCTGCCCCACAGGAGGATTCGGATTTCCACCGGAAGCAAGCATGTCAATAACAAGTGAACCGGAATCAGATGAGGTCACAAAAAATGTAATGATCACCAGGGTAGCTGCAATAGAAGTGATCGTTGCAAGCGGGAGGCCATCCAGCATCGCAAACAACATCTGTTCGGTATCAAGGCCGGAAATTCCAGCATCTCCTAATATTTCCATATTAAGGGCCGTGTTGCCGAATACCGTCAGCCAGATAAATGTAAACGCAGTCGGTACAAGCAGTACGCCACCGACAAACTCCTGAATACTTCGGCCTCTTGAGATTCGGGCGATAAACATACCAACAAATGGTGACCATGCAATCCACCATCCCCAGTAGAAAAGTGTCCATCCGGCAAGCCAGCCATCTACAGCCTCTCCGTCAAATGTTCCCAGCCAAAAACTGGATTGAACAAGATTCTGGAGATAATAACCGGTATTTTCAACAGTGGCATTCAGCAGGTATACCGTAGGACCGAGTATGAAAACAAAAATAATCAATCCGACAGCTACACTCATATTGAAGTTACTCAGTCTTCGGATACCTTTATCCAGTCCAAGCACTACGGAGATGGTTGCAATAGCTGTAATTCCAGCAATTAACAATATCTGAATGGTAGTTGACACCTCAACGCCGAACAGATATTCAAGTCCAGCATTAACCTGCATTACACCGAGCCCCAGCGAAGTCGCCACTCCGAACATGGTTCCGAAAATTGCCAGAATATCAATGGTATTACCTCTCCAGCCATAGATTTTATCGCCGAGTAGCGGATAGAATGCCGAACGGATGGAAAGCGGGAGTCCTTTTCTGAAATGAAAATAAGCCAGGGACATTCCGACTATGATGTAGATAGCCCACGGGTGAAAGCCCCAGTGGAAAAAAGTGAGTCGCATTGCTTCACGAGCAGCCTCCAAAGACTCACCACCTATAGTAGGAGGTGCCAGGTAATGAAACATGGGTTCGGCAACGCTGAAGAATACCAATCCGATACCCATACCGGCACTGAAAAGCATCGTAAACCAGGATGCATAGCTGTAATCAGGTTCGGAGTCATCAGGACCCAACTTGATCTTCCCAAACCGACTAAAGAACAAGTAAATTACAAATATAAGAAAAATGGACACAGAAAGGATGTAAAGCCATCCGAACTGATCTACAATAAATTCCTGGATATAGCCAAACACTACATTTGTTCTATCTGGAAAAGCTGCGCCCAAAAAAACAAACAAAATGATTATAACAATCGAGATAAAAAAGTTATATGGATTGACCTCCAGATTCAGCTTTTTGTGTAGGGACATTAAACCTCCATTGTTCGTTCATATTCAGAAAGCCGGTAATTATACCGGATTTCAGGACACTCAACTTAATCTTAATCGCGGCCTTGCCCGGCCTTCGGTCAAGTAGTTTTCTTTCGGGCCTCTTCAATGAAGCCGGCCCACCACATCGACTTTGTGAACATAGTAAATTTCAGCAGTATTGCCAAAATGAATGCTGTAAAAACAGCAGCTTCTGAACAGGCCTGCCTCCAATTAAGGCAACAGAGATGCCATTACTGCGTCTATTTGTTTTTCTGACCAAACCCGGCAGTGATTCTGTCCAGTATAATGGCAAGAATTACCACCACAAGACCGGCCTCGAATCCCTGACCAACCTGCAGTCGCTGAATTCCGCGGAGCACGTCAGCACCAAGTCCGCCGGCACCAATCATTGCAGCAATAACAACCATGGACAGTCCGAGCATGATCGACTGGTTGACCCCTGCCATGATGGTCGGAGTCGCAACGGGAATTTGTACTTTGAAAAGCTTTTGCCAGCCTGTAGCGCCAAAAGCATCGGCTGCCTCTGTCAGTTCTTTGGGCACCTGGCGGATTCCCAGATTGGTAAGCCTGATCAGCGGAGGCAGGGCAAATACAAATGTTGCCACGACACCCGGTACCAGACCAAGACCGAAAAACATAACGGCAGGTATCAGGTAGACAAAAGCCGGCATGGTCTGCATGAAGTCAAGAACAGGTCTTATGAAGTAATCAAATTTGTCTTTTCTTGCTGCAAGTACACCCAGTGGCAGACCTACTGCCATAACCAGCAATTCAGCTGTTATTACAAGTGACAGGGTTTCAATAAAAGCTCTCCACAGTCCGATATTTTCTGACAGCAGCAGACCGAGAGCGGCAAACAGCGACACCCTCCACCCTGCCATATACCACGTTAAAGCGGCTATGGCAACAATCAGGACTGCTGGATGAACGGCCATCAGCCCGTCTTTGAGATTATTAACAATAAAAAAGACAAAGGCACTGAAAGAGTCGAAAATAATGGCATATTCTCTGACCAGATAATCGACAGCATCAGACACCCAGTCTCTTAACGGTACTCGGAAAGGTAGCATAAATGAAATATCAACTCGTTAAAATTTCTGTTCTGAAATAGCGATGTCAGGACTTATTGTCTTGTTCGCCTGTATTGTCCGTTCCCAGTGATTCCGGGGAACCCGTATTTATTTTACCCTCATCAATTGCCTCGGGATCCTGGGACAAGGCAGCAATGATAGCCCCTCGGACAATGACGCCCCTTAATCTGTTTTTGTCGTCAACAACGGCGATCGGACCGTATTCACTATCATGATAGGCATTGATGACATCACTCAGGGCTTCGTCTTGATCAACTTTGCTTGCCTCACGCAGAAGTGACTTGTCGAAGGGAACATCATCTTCCTTCTGATGTTTTTTCAGATTCTCGGCCAGCTCATCGGCAAGAATGTACCCTTTCAGATCACGCTTGGAATCGATCATGAATATTCCCGACAAGCCGTTCCTTTTCATTTTCCGGAGTATTGTCCTCGGGCCGTCACCGGTGAATGCAATTTCCTTTGCCGGCTGCATTATCGTTCCGGCTGTAAGCACAGCGGCACGATCCATGTCTTCAACGAATGCTTTGACATAGTCGTTTGAAGGTCTGGATATAATTTCCTCTGCCGAACCGATTTGTACAATTTCACCATCTTTCATGATGGCAATCCGGTCACCAATACGGAACGCTTCATCCAGGTCGTGCGTCACGAAGAGAATGGTTTTCTTCATGGTGGATTGAAGCTCGATCAGCTCGTCCTGCATCTGACGGCGAATCAGCGGATCAAGTGCACTGAAAGCCTCATCCATTAGCAGAATGGGAGCATCTACTGCCAGACCGCGGGCAAGCCCTACACGCTGCTGCATACCGCCCGACAATTGGGACGGATAACTGTCCTCATTCCCTTTCAGCCCCACCTGTTCGATCATTTTCCGGGCTTTTTCCTGCCGGACCTCCTTATCAACACCCTGCAGTTCAAGTCCGAACTCAACATTTCCGAGAACAGTCCGGTGCGGAAGAATGGCAAAATTCTGGAAGACCATTCCGCAAAAAGTGTTTCTCCGGAATTCACGAAGTTCTTTTTGATTGAGTTTGACAATATCGGTTCCGTTGATAATGATTTCACCGCTTGTCGGTTCATGAAGCCGGTTGATCAGACGCTGCAATGTCGACTTGCCGCTCCCTGACAGCCCCATCAGGACAAACGTTTCACCTTCTCTGACCGAAAAATTGATTTTCTGAACACCGACAACCTGCTT of Natronogracilivirga saccharolytica contains these proteins:
- the pdxH gene encoding pyridoxamine 5'-phosphate oxidase, with amino-acid sequence MIRSVFRYIRQRLPGREELSDPARLTRQSLALLRREYQGRPLLEKHADTNPIKQFETWFREATNVIKDDPNAMILSTVDQDNRPSSRTVLLKDFDETGFVFYTNYDSRKGRHIAANQYVSLIFYWPDLMRQVCIEGVAGKVPDSQSDAYFNSRPAGSRLSAAASPQSDVIESRGDLERKVKELEEKYPAVDKIPRPANWGGYKVSPHRIEFWQGRVNRLHDRLCYTRDRSGSSDESEWVRSRLAP
- a CDS encoding YeeE/YedE family protein encodes the protein MLELLTQPWPWYVAGPIIGLIIPLLLFFGNKQFGISSSLRHACAACAPGNVSFFNYDWKSQGMWNLVFVLGVFIGGFLGGYVFQNPEPIALSAATIADLQAFGLTDFSGFVPSELFSWSNLGTLQGVIVLVIGGFLVGFGARYAGGCTSGHAISGISNLQLASLIAVIGFFVGGLVVTHVIYPLIF
- a CDS encoding CBS domain-containing protein; the encoded protein is MEHPSSARHPEKLRAFTKYLIRDTKALEQMLADDMFERDTKRIGAEQELFIIDRASRPYSLNTKLIEELDDPHFAYELARFNLEFNLDPLSFGGKCLRNLEQELNKLIGKARQVAEKHEGDIILMGSLSTIRKSDLGMENITPKERYYMLNDALTRVRGEEHELKIKGADELHVKHDSVMMESCNTSFQIHFQVSQEDFARLYNIAQLVAAPVLGAAANSPFLFGKQLLHETRIAVFQQSIDNRKAQDFVNERKPRVQFGSRWIEESVMEIFQEDIARFRVLFAIDDIEDPFEALDSGRIPKLEALQLFNGTIYRWNRPCYGITDGKPHLRIENRVLPSGPSVVDEVANAAFWLGLMAGVSSQYDDITKLIPFKEVESNFLSTARRGLLSQIKWLDGNSYPTQDLIMNELIPLAREGLRLHDIDSEDTEHYLGVIQERTRKGQNGAIWQLDSFHNLDDIWSPYEKLTAIADSTLKNQKSGKPVHQWPKAKVHRKNRWEKAFAKVGQFMTTDIYTLQEDDIIDLAANVMEWQRIKHIPVENDQHFLVGMVTYRSMISTLNNIIAKQLDHTNVSVSDIMDREIVTVSPDTPSVEAIELMQNNDISSLPVVEGGKLVGIVTEFDFARIAAELLKDRLKKR
- a CDS encoding universal stress protein, whose protein sequence is MENPRILVPTDLSDLSLVAFESANYLADILDGMVLPLYVYPPEKDGASFPVPPTPPKKIEELEAELEKKVSAYVDEDNLEPVVVRKGKPWEIIMEESEDADLIVMTSHGKSGFSRLFLGSVTERVVRFSKAPVLLVEKDSKIKPLSDILLTTDFSDHSLLAFDYTRDLVAATHAKVHLVHLVNLSQFSKVSTFDDQIESLQQKLNEWVDEHLKEIRKNVTAEVLPVKSSIHEAIVHLTNQKKYSMVVMSTLGHTGLKYLRLGSTAANVLRLVKTAVFSINPRMDKPIGKEHVER
- a CDS encoding DUF6691 family protein — protein: MNYIKYLLIGTLFGFVLTKAEVISWFRIQEMFRFQDFHMYGVIGTAIIVGMISIQIIKRFNLKDTEGNPISIPPKDASQKKRYIIGGTLFGFGWALTGACPGPLFALLGSGITIFIIPILAALAGTYAYGVFRESLPH
- the hemN gene encoding oxygen-independent coproporphyrinogen III oxidase produces the protein MHNTTYLVDKYSRQAPRYTSYPSALHFREMEDVSDATALIKERNLRPGPVSIYIHIPFCASLCWYCGCTRVITRQEGDSSVYLDHLFSEIRSLSQQLHPENKVVQLHFGGGTPTFLSPDELRTVGKQLREHFHFSNDMELAVEIDPRRLTEDHAQALAEIGCNRASIGIQDVRHEVQKAINRIQPMEINERVTRWLRQAGIHNINVDLIYGLPLQNKKSFEETLEAVKTLDPDRFAIFHYAHVPWMMPAQKLLDKYPMPDSYEKFSMLEMTIANLTRSGYEYIGMDHFAKNDDELSVARHNGTLQRNFQGYSTRPDTDIYGFGMSSISQIGDGYLQSVKELDTYYERISGSRMPYFKEYYLTEDDRIRRKTIMKLMCNLELDFSEISTEWDIDAKSRFSDNFDRLQEMADDGLVILHEDGLKVTDTGRMFLRNIATAFDAYYASSEKKGRYSKTV
- the queD gene encoding 6-carboxytetrahydropterin synthase QueD, whose translation is MEIYKEFQFEAAHYLPNLPEDHKCRRMHGHSYRIKLYIGGPIDPAIGWIKDFADIKKSFTPVYKQLDHYVLNDIEGLENPTSENLARWIWNKTKPLLPELTRVEVMETCTTGCIYEGDDS
- a CDS encoding energy transducer TonB, which gives rise to MSILENKKPNVNLHKYYMINLQIGFIVTLIILIALFRIDLQPGSEFEIQEEEQEIIEMEEIIQTEQETTPPPPPRPPSPEPVPDDEIVEDQFYDLDTEVDLDAPMDMPPPPPPEDDEEEEEPEVFTIVEDMPELKGGMQAIYDNLEYPEIARQAGIEGRVVVQFIIDEEGQVVDPQVVRGIGGGCDEAAVEAVKQVEFTPGRQRGRPVRVRYSLPITFRLSQ